Proteins from one Syntrophorhabdales bacterium genomic window:
- a CDS encoding CopG family transcriptional regulator, protein MVRTQIQLTEEQARKIKKIAASRGVAMAEVIREAVEEVIRSKAGTISEERRARAVDIAGKFRSGKKDVSKRHDAYLAQAWRK, encoded by the coding sequence ATGGTGAGGACTCAGATTCAGTTGACCGAGGAACAGGCCCGAAAGATTAAGAAGATAGCGGCTTCCAGAGGTGTTGCAATGGCAGAGGTGATCCGCGAGGCTGTCGAAGAAGTCATTCGATCAAAGGCGGGCACCATTTCAGAAGAAAGGCGGGCACGCGCCGTCGACATTGCAGGCAAATTCAGATCCGGCAAGAAGGACGTGTCAAAGCGGCATGACGCATATCTGGCCCAGGCGTGGCGCAAATGA
- a CDS encoding PIN domain-containing protein — MSVFVDTSAFYALLDGDDANHAKSARAWREAMQSDQSFVTTNYVLVETFALLQNRLGMAAVRAFQEDIVPVLDVEFVTADTHRLGIAALLASSRRNLSLVDCVSFEVMRELGLRSAFTFDTHFREQGFAVTP; from the coding sequence ATGAGCGTATTCGTGGACACATCGGCATTCTACGCGCTGCTTGACGGCGACGACGCAAATCACGCGAAATCAGCTCGCGCATGGCGTGAGGCCATGCAATCCGACCAAAGTTTCGTAACCACCAACTACGTTCTTGTGGAAACCTTTGCGCTTCTTCAGAACAGACTCGGTATGGCAGCAGTTCGCGCATTTCAGGAGGACATCGTTCCCGTTCTTGATGTTGAATTTGTAACTGCTGACACCCATCGGCTGGGCATCGCCGCTTTGCTCGCATCTTCAAGAAGAAACCTCAGCCTCGTAGACTGTGTCAGCTTCGAGGTGATGCGTGAGTTGGGACTGCGCTCGGCATTTACCTTTGATACCCATTTTCGAGAACAGGGTTTCGCCGTCACGCCTTGA